The following is a genomic window from Calypte anna isolate BGI_N300 chromosome 7, bCalAnn1_v1.p, whole genome shotgun sequence.
GGGCAAGTATTTGAAATGTTCTCAAAATGTGATCAAAAAGGCCAGTTTCAAGTCACACCTGAGCTTCTGGTCAGTATATTGATTCACAGCTTATTCACCCAAAAGGCTCTTGTGTCTCCCATAACAAAGTAGCAGGAAAGATGCCACTCAGCAGGCTccagaagggggggggggggaagctcTGTGAGCTTTCAAAGAGTAAAAGAAGTTCTTGGGACTcttgtattaaaaattatttatttagtgATCTGTACATGGGATGAAGCAGGCCCTCATACAgaccttccaaaaaaaaaaaaaaaaaaaatcaagtaaaaacataaatacattttcttacaAAACCAAGATTTACAAAATATACATACTGCACTTGTCTTACATGGTTGTTTTTATCTTACTCATCCACGTGCACATTATAGAAGACAAAAATCCCAAGCAAGTGTGAGATCAGATTGACTGAAGGATTTGGCTGGTGGGCCCAATTCCTTGTGCTCAGACTACTGGTATGCTCTCAGACAGCAGCAGTCTGTCCCCTCCACctgaacaggttttttttctttttaagtttcaTTCCAGACacttttccccccaaaaatgaAGAGCAGCTAAAGGGTGGAGACTTGCTAAAAATCCAGAGTTTCCTATTTTGTCCTTAGGCAagaatacacacacacacacactctcatAAAAACAACCCTTCGGTGAATATAAAGGTAAAgaagtaaagggaaaaaaaaaaaaaaaaaaagaacaagttaACATAGAAATTTCAGAATAGAAAAATCTGTcacatttcaaaaagaaaacgATGCATTAGGTGATAAATTTTTTAATGCCTTCCCTTCCAAGACATGATCACTGGAAACTTAACCAGTTGTATTTCAGCTGAAAGAAGAAGGCTCCTCATTTGTAGTAACTGCTTGCTTGGGAGCCTCAGCCCTTTCCTGCACCAGAAATCATTGCCATGCAGTGCAGGGAACCTGAGGAACAGGCAAAGGGTTCACCGGGAGGCAAAAGGATTCCTGCTGTCCCCAAAAGCCATCTGTGTATGGACTTTAACTGCAGAGAGcccacagcaaagcaggagagaaagcaggtttatgggaagggaaggaaagaaaaaaaaatcctatcttTACGTTCCATATTCTAATGGCTCTTGTTTTGGCAGATGCTTTCAGTTATGCTCTTCTTGCCCTCTACGTCTTGTGTTTCTTTGGGCTGAGAAAAGCGACCCATGCTGAAGGGTAGGGGAACATCctgcctcctcctttcttcataaaaggaatgttttatttctgggaGCTCCTCACATCCAAGGGTGAACCTCAACGACTTCTTTTTGTTAGTTTGCCCATAAAAACTGATCCCATGCTTACGCCTTTCTACATAGAAAACACTTTTGTTTCACCCTTTGTCTCCTAGAACAAAGGCAAGGGGGAAAAGccttctgctgaaaagcaaCAAGTCATTTCTTTTCAGGGTATGCAATACCGACCCCCTCCTTCCACACAGCAGCAAGAACAGACTGAGGGCCGAATTTTCACTTTCAAACAATTGAAACAGGTATGATTGAGGTAAAAAAGGAACTTGTGAGCTGGCAGAGCAAAGGCGTCTCCCCAGCAGGGTCTGGGCTGTCGCTGGCGTGTGGTACTCACGTGGTGGCTCCAGCTCGGGCGCTGAGCTCCGGCTGGACCACAGCAGTTCAGAGAGGGTTTGGCTACTGCTGAACAGATCTGGCTTCCCCTCCCTCTGgtccaaagcaaagcaagatgGTTTTACTTGTTTCTGGTTTATTTCGATTTTTTCCTGCACAGAGGtagagagagatagagagacTTCTAGTGGGTAAACTACTTCCTCATCCCCTCGTTGGCCTCTTCTGTGCTCTTCCACTTAGCTGGACATACTGGACACAGCCCCTCTGATCCTTTAcaccaataatttttttttttaaactgccagtgaggaagaaaaagtttggaaaagctctctcccttccctgcctccaggGAGCCATTGCCTGCTGGgtgcccctctcctctgcacgtgtgtgtgtgtgtgtgtgtgctccaGAGGGGATTAGGGGGGGTCTCATACCGCCGTCTCCCCTTTGCTACCGGTGCTCAGTCTGTGGTAGAAGCGTCGCCAGGACTGAAGGGTTTTGCCAGACCAGATCCAGAAGCCAGTCGTGATACCAACAATCATGGTCATGAGATACTTGATCATGAAGACAGTGAAGTCCGGGCTCATGGGAGCAAAGTGGCTGGGACAGGGCACAGCGTAAGTTTTGCAGGTCTGGAGGAGCCACGTCTTCTCCCAGGTGCCACGGAAGGCCTGCTCATAGAAGTAACAAGCCAGGACAATTGTGGCAGGCACCGTGTAGAGGACGCTGAAGACCCCGATGCGCACCAtcagcttctccagcttctccgTCTTGGTGCCGTCGTGCTTCATGATGGTGCGGATGCGGAACAGGGAGACGAAGCCAGCAAGCAAGAAGGAAGTGCCAATGAAGAGGTACACAAACAAGGGTGCCAGCACAAAGCCCCGCAGAGAGTCCACACTGTAGATACCCACGTAGCACACCCCACTGAGGACGTCCCCATCCACCTGCCCCATGGCCAAGATGGTGATGGTTTTGACAGCGGGCACAGCCCAGGCGGCCAGGTGGAAATACTGGGAGTTGGCCTCGATGGCCTCGTGTCCCCACTTCATGCCGGCAGCCAGGAACCAGGTGAGGGACAGGATGACCCACCAGATGGAGCTGGCCATGCCGAAGAAGTAGAGGATCATGAAGAGGATGGTGCAGCCTTCCTTCTTGGTGCCTTGGGCCACAGTGCGGTAGCCGTCCTCGGAGAAGCGCTCCAGGCACACCACCCGCTCCTCCAGCAGGAACCCTGCTGCGTAGGCCACTGCCACCATGAAGTAGCAGCCCGAGAGGAAGATGATGGGCCGCTCTGGGTAGCTGAAGCGCCGCATGTCCACCAGGTAGGTGAGCACGGTGAAGAGGGTGGAGGCGCAGCAGAGGACGGACCAGACGCCCACCCAGAGCCGGGCGAATCGCACCTCTGCCTCCTTGAAGTACATGAGCCCGTTGGGCCGGGCCGGCTCGCACGGGGCCCCGCAGTCCCGTTCCCCCAGGAACCGGTACCCCAAGTACGGGGGTACCTTTAGCTGCCGGggacaggagaaggagaagccGGCGGGGGGCTGGGGCGGCGTGAGGAAGTCGGGGAGGTAGCCAGCCGTGGGGTGGGCAGTGGCCCCCCGGCCCGCCGCCCCGCCGGGCCCCGGAGGAGCGTCCGAAGTGTTCTGGCCCACGCAGATC
Proteins encoded in this region:
- the FZD7 gene encoding frizzled-7, with the translated sequence MRSGGAGGGGGGCPWVGLAAVLAALLGTPAGASGQQYHGEKGISVPDHGFCQPISIPLCTDIAYNQTILPNLLGHTNQEDAGLEVHQFYPLVKVQCSAELKFFLCSMYAPVCTVLEQAIPPCRSLCERARQGCEALMNKFGFQWPERLRCENFPVHGAGEICVGQNTSDAPPGPGGAAGRGATAHPTAGYLPDFLTPPQPPAGFSFSCPRQLKVPPYLGYRFLGERDCGAPCEPARPNGLMYFKEAEVRFARLWVGVWSVLCCASTLFTVLTYLVDMRRFSYPERPIIFLSGCYFMVAVAYAAGFLLEERVVCLERFSEDGYRTVAQGTKKEGCTILFMILYFFGMASSIWWVILSLTWFLAAGMKWGHEAIEANSQYFHLAAWAVPAVKTITILAMGQVDGDVLSGVCYVGIYSVDSLRGFVLAPLFVYLFIGTSFLLAGFVSLFRIRTIMKHDGTKTEKLEKLMVRIGVFSVLYTVPATIVLACYFYEQAFRGTWEKTWLLQTCKTYAVPCPSHFAPMSPDFTVFMIKYLMTMIVGITTGFWIWSGKTLQSWRRFYHRLSTGSKGETAV